In one Bacteroidales bacterium genomic region, the following are encoded:
- the trxA gene encoding thioredoxin, which translates to MALEFTDANFDELVLKSDVPVIVDLWAVWCGPCRMVGPIVEEIGNEYKGQAIVGKLDVDNNPEIARRYSIRNIPTILFFKNGEIVDKQVGAVPKQVLVGKLEPLL; encoded by the coding sequence ATGGCACTTGAATTTACCGATGCAAATTTTGACGAATTAGTATTAAAATCAGACGTTCCCGTAATTGTTGATTTATGGGCAGTTTGGTGTGGCCCTTGCCGTATGGTAGGTCCCATTGTAGAAGAAATAGGAAATGAATACAAAGGACAAGCAATTGTTGGGAAACTCGATGTGGATAATAATCCGGAAATTGCTCGTCGTTATAGCATCAGAAATATTCCAACTATTTTATTCTTTAAAAATGGAGAAATAGTTGACAAACAAGTGGGTGCTGTTCCAAAACAAGTACTTGTAGGAAAATTAGAACCTCTTTTGTAA
- a CDS encoding 6,7-dimethyl-8-ribityllumazine synthase — protein MKTLEGNLQAGNHKFGIIIGRFNEFIGSKLLDGSLDALKRHGASEENIEIAWTPGAFEIPLVAKKMAETKKYDAIICLGAVIRGATPHFDYVSAEVSKGIAHVSLETGIPVIFGILTTDSIEQAIERAGTKSGNKGFDVAVTAIEMINLMRTIEE, from the coding sequence ATGAAAACATTAGAAGGAAATTTACAAGCTGGTAATCATAAATTTGGGATTATTATTGGTCGCTTTAACGAATTTATCGGAAGCAAACTATTAGACGGTAGTCTCGACGCTTTAAAAAGACATGGCGCTTCTGAAGAGAATATCGAAATAGCTTGGACTCCCGGTGCATTTGAAATTCCACTTGTAGCAAAAAAAATGGCCGAAACAAAAAAATACGATGCCATTATTTGCTTGGGAGCCGTCATTCGTGGAGCTACTCCACACTTTGATTATGTTTCAGCAGAAGTATCAAAAGGTATTGCACATGTCTCTTTAGAAACGGGGATTCCGGTCATTTTCGGTATTTTAACTACCGACAGTATAGAGCAAGCCATAGAGCGTGCTGGCACCAAATCGGGGAATAAGGGTTTTGATGTTGCAGTTACTGCCATTGAAATGATAAACCTGATGAGAACAATTGAAGAATAA
- a CDS encoding bifunctional 3,4-dihydroxy-2-butanone-4-phosphate synthase/GTP cyclohydrolase II, with protein MNKHFNSIEEALADIKNGKMLIVVDDENRENEGDLLMAAEFATPEAVNFMATHGRGLICTPMTSARLNALGIGSMVQNNTDPHNTAFTVSVDAKETKTGISAFERAFTIEQLLNPASKGVDFNRPGHIFPLVAKENGVLERAGHTEAAVDLTRIAGLKPAGLICEIMNKDGNMAQLPELIKFKEKHNLKLISIASLIEYRRKTESMAHFITKVEMPTKHGNFQAYGFTHKITGKEHIALVMGDIKDNQPVLVRMHSECLTGDVFGSLRCDCGEQLNEAMRRIAKEGRGVLIYLRQEGRGIGLMNKLKAYKLQDAGMDTVEANEALGFAPDMRNYTISGEILNYLGVQKIKLMTNNPDKINALRDYGINIVERVHIEMNHNEKNQFYMKTKALKMGHILHGLHIEKTKLKK; from the coding sequence GCTGCTGAATTTGCTACTCCTGAGGCTGTCAATTTTATGGCTACTCACGGTCGAGGACTAATCTGTACTCCAATGACTTCCGCCCGATTAAACGCATTAGGAATTGGTTCTATGGTGCAAAACAATACCGATCCACATAATACAGCTTTTACTGTTTCTGTAGATGCAAAAGAAACCAAAACAGGTATCTCAGCTTTTGAACGTGCATTTACTATTGAGCAATTGCTAAACCCTGCTTCTAAAGGTGTCGACTTTAATCGACCCGGGCATATATTTCCCTTAGTTGCAAAAGAAAATGGCGTTCTTGAGCGTGCAGGTCATACAGAAGCAGCTGTTGATTTAACTCGTATTGCGGGTTTAAAACCCGCAGGTCTTATCTGCGAAATAATGAATAAAGACGGCAATATGGCACAACTTCCCGAGCTTATAAAATTCAAAGAAAAGCACAATCTAAAACTCATTAGTATTGCCTCTTTAATTGAATACCGCAGGAAAACAGAAAGCATGGCTCATTTTATAACTAAAGTAGAAATGCCCACAAAACACGGTAATTTTCAAGCCTATGGTTTTACGCATAAAATAACAGGAAAAGAGCATATTGCATTAGTAATGGGAGATATTAAAGACAATCAACCCGTTTTAGTGAGGATGCATTCCGAATGTCTGACAGGAGATGTTTTTGGCTCTTTACGATGCGATTGTGGCGAACAGTTAAACGAAGCGATGAGACGCATTGCAAAAGAAGGAAGAGGAGTTTTAATTTATCTCCGTCAGGAAGGAAGAGGCATTGGCTTAATGAATAAATTAAAAGCCTATAAATTACAAGATGCCGGAATGGATACCGTAGAAGCTAACGAAGCCTTGGGATTTGCTCCCGACATGCGCAATTACACCATAAGCGGTGAAATTCTGAACTATTTGGGCGTTCAAAAAATAAAATTAATGACAAATAATCCCGATAAGATTAATGCTCTTAGAGATTATGGAATTAACATTGTTGAACGAGTACATATTGAAATGAATCACAACGAAAAAAATCAATTTTATATGAAAACTAAAGCCCTGAAAATGGGACATATCTTACACGGATTACATATTGAAAAAACAAAATTAAAAAAATAA